The region GGCCTCCACCGCCAGCCCTCGGATCAACAGGTGGCGAGCCATGGCCGCGCGCTCATGCAAACGGCCGGCATGGGGCTGGTAACGCAGCAACGCTTCCAGGTCGCCCGATAACGCCAGTTGGCGCAAAGCCGTGCGCAACAGCTCCGCCTGCCCCGGCAGCGACGGGTAGTTGAAGTTAAGGTCGAGCATCCCCGTCGCGACGTTCATCTGCCCACTGCCCTGCCCAGGCGGCAACGCGATCTCGCGCACAAACGTGCCACGGCCGGTTTCACCGCTGACCAGGCCCATGGCCTCAAGTTCGGCGTACACCCGGCTCGCGGTCACCAGTGCCAGGCGGTGGTCAACGGCCAATTGCCGGTGGGTGGGCAGGCGCGTGCCGGGCGGCAAAACCCCGCTGCGGATGTCCTCGGCAAAGGTGTCGACCAGCGACTTATAGCGGGCGCGCGGCATAGACGATGTATCCATGACAATTTTTTGATTGTGCTGATATTCGACCCTAGGATGCCCGTCACGCAACCCCTCCTTTCGAGCACAGCCCATGGAACGTACCTCAGCGCTCAACCCCCTCGACAGCAGCGCCCAAGGGTGGATCAACGGTTTTATCGGCGTCGTGATTTTCAGCGGTTCATTGCCGGCCACACGCTTGGCGGTGATGGAATTCGACCCGGTGTTCCTGACCATGATCCGCGCCACCCTCGCCGCCGTGCTGGGGTTATGCCTGCTGCGGCTGTTCCAGGCGAAGCGCCCCGCGCGCAATCAATGGCTGCCCCTGGTGATTGTGGCCCTCGGCGTCGTGATCGGCTTTCCTTTGCTCACCGCCCTGGCCTTGCAGTACGTCACTTCCGCACATTCCATTGTGTTTATCGGCTTACTGCCCCTCGCCACCGCAGTGTTTGGCGTGCTGCGCGGCGGCGAGCGTCCGCGCCCGGTGTTCTGGTTATTTTCGAGCCTGGGCAGCCTGCTGGTGATGGGCTACGCCGTGGCCCAAGGCTTGAGCGCCGCCCCCGCCGGTGACGTGCTTATGCTGTTGGCGGTGTTGGCCTGTGGCCTGGGTTATGCCGAAGGCGCCAAGCTGTCGCGCAGCTTGGGTGGCTGGCAGGTGATCTGCTGGGCGTTGGTGGTGTCGCTGCCGGTGGTGGCGCCCTTGAGCCTGATCCTGGCGCCTTCGACCCTGACCGGCATCAGCCTGCCGGCCTGGCTGAGCCTGGGTTATGTGGCACTGTTCAGCATGCTGATCGGCTTTGTGTTCTGGTATCGCGGCCTGGCCCAAGGCGGCATTGCCGCCGTCGGCCAGTTGCAGTTGCTGCAACCGTTCTTCGGGCTGGCATTGGCGGCGGGCCTGCTGCATGAGCCGGTCAGCCTGGGCATGGTGCTGGTGACGGTCGCAGTGATCGGCTGCGTGGCCGGCGCGAAGCGGTTCGCCCGTTAACGGCCCTAGCGTTGTGGCGCGACCATCTTGAATTTGATGTTGATGCCGTTGGACACCACGCTGTTGCCGGCCCACTCGCCCTCACCAATTTTGAAGTCGTCGCGGTTGAGGATGAACTCACCGTCGAACACGCCGATACCGCTTTGCTCCTTGAGCACGACCTCAATATTGACCGGCCGCGTAATGCCCTTGATCGTCAGGTTGCCGGTGATCCTGTAGCGGTTGCCCCCCAGCGCGCGGGCACCGTTGGATTCATACACGCCCACCGGATAGGCTGCGGTGTCGAACCACGCCGGTTGCTGCAACTGGGTGTTGGCGTCCTGGCTGCCGGCATCGATACTGGCGAGCTGGATCTTCAGCAATGCGTGCGCCGCCTCGGGCTTTTGCGTATCGAAGGTCAGGCTGCCCTCAAAGTCGCTGAAGGTGCCGTACACCCGCTGCCCGAATTGCTGGAAGGTAAAGCTGATCTGGCTGGCCGTGCGGTTGACGTCTTTGTACTCCACGGCCTGGGCATTGGAAAACCAACCCACAACCAGAGCCAGCATGACGACCGGGTGCGTTCGACGCTTCATGGAAAACTCCGCAGGAGAAAAGAACACGCGTGCTGAGCTTACACGCCACGCCATGGATTTATTCCCATCAGGCGTTTGTCCTGTTAAACAGAGTAGTCGCCCCAGAACAATAAGGACTTTGCATGCACACCCCGTCTCTGCAGGACACCACCGCGCCGGAAGGCATCTGCTACGGCTGCGGCGGCAGCAACCCGCACGGCCTGCACATCAAAAGCCGTTGGGACATCGATGGCGTCCATGTGATTGCCAAGCATCAGCCGGACGCCAAATACAGCGGCTGGCCCGACCTGGTCTACGGCGGCCTGATCGCCATGCTGGTGGACTGCCATTCCAACTGGACCGCCATGGCCTACCACTATCGCGCGGAGCAACGCACGCCCGGCAGCCTGCCGCGCATCGACTGCGTGACCGGCAACCTGGGGATCAAATTTATCAAGCCGACGCCGATGGGCGTAACGCTGAGCCTGCGCGCACGGGTCGAGGGTGACGTGGGGCGCAAAAGCCGCGTGGTCTGTGAGGTGTACGCCGGTGACGTGCTCACGGCCATCGGCGACTCGGTCTTTGTGCGCGTCGACACCGGCCAATTGGCTGCCGCCGCCCATGGCCGCGAAGGCTGATCCTGGTCTACATTGAATGCCACTGCTAATCGAGGACTGCTCCGATGACTCGTCTCACCGCGAAAGACTTTGCCCCCGAACTGCTGGAACTCTATGACGGCTACGCCCACGGCAAGCTCAACCGCCGCGAATTTCTCGACCGCGCCGCGTTGTTCACCTTCGGTGGCCTCACCGCCTCCGCGCTGCTGGCGGCACTGAGCCCCAACTATGCGCTGGCCGAACAAGTCAAATTCACCGACCCGGACATCATCGCCGACTACATCACCTACCCCTCGCCCAAAGGCAACGGCACCGTGCGCGGCTACCTCGTGCGCCCGGCCAAAGCCAGCGGCAAACTGCCCGCCGTGGTGGTTGTCCACGAAAACCGAGGCTTGAACCCCTACATCGAAGACGTCGCCCGCCGCCTGGCCAAAGCCGGCTTCATCGCCCTGGCACCCGACGGCCTCACCTCAGTGGGCGGCTACCCCGGCAACGATGAAAAAGGCGTAGAGCTGCAACAGAAAGTCGACCCCGAAAAACTCATGAACGACTTCTTCGCCGCCATCGAATGGCTGATGCACCACGACAGCAGCACCGGCAAAGTCGGGATCACCGGCTTCTGTTATGGCGGCGGCGTGACCAATGCGGCGGCGGTGGCCTATCCGGAACTGGGTGCGGCGGTGTCGTTCTATGGGCGCCAACCAGAGGCCAAGGACGTGCCACGCATAAAAGTACCGATCATGCTGCATTACGGCGAGCTGGATACGCGGATCAACGAGGGTTGGCCGGCGTATGAGAAAGCGTTGAAGGCCGCAGGCACGACCTATGAGGCGTATATCTACAAAGGCGCCAATCATGGCTTTCATAATGATTCAACGCCGAGGTATGACGAGGCGGCGGCGAACCTGGCGTGGGAAAGAACCCTCGGCTGGTTCCACAAATACCTGGCCTGATCATGATCTGAATGGTGGGAGCTGGCTTGCCTGCGATGGCGGTCTTCCAGTGACAAATGTGCTGGCCGGCCCGGCGTTATCGCAGGCAAGCCAGCTCCCACATTTGATCGGTGTTGCCCGCTCGCCATGCATGGTCAAAGGCCAGCAATCCATATCGCTTTAATTTGCAGGAAGTTTCCTAGACAATCCTTTGGCCTTGCGCCTGCTCACGCCACTGGCTAGCCTTCGCTCTGTCGCTGCCTATCAGCGAACAGGAGTGGAAACCTGAGAACAAGTAGGCCCCCTTATCAGGAGCTTATGTATGAGCAAAAGCCATTCGGATTCAACTCGCTTCACCCCCGACCGCAAGATCTTTGATCGCGCCCTGAGTCACTATCTGCAACCCGCTTCACCGCAATCGTTTACCGTGCATCAAGACCTAAGCTTCGAAGACGCCCTCGCCCAAATCTGCAACCTGCTGCGCTGTGCTGCGGCCACCGCTGCCGACACCACCCAAGGCCTGAGCGGCGATCAACGCCACATGGCGGGTGCAACCGAGCACCTGATCGACATGGCCCGCACACTTGCCGACCGCGCACTGGATTGCCTGCAGCCCAGGGCATAAGCCAGCGCCCCTGACACGGCACAAAACAAAGGTGGGAGCTGGCTTGCCTGCGATGGCATCACTTGGGTCTGTCAGAAAAACCGAGGTGTTTGCATCGCAAGCAAACCAGCTCCCACATTGGACACTCACTGTTGTCGGAATCAATGCTCCAACGCATACCGCCGACAATGGTTCAGATAGCCCTGCTCATGGCTGACCACCAGTTGAACTAAAAATAGAGAAGAATAGTGGTCTGACCCCATTTTTTGTTGGAGCATGCTCTGCGGATGAGGTGCATCATCAAGCGCAGAGCTTGGAGTAAGTTTGTGGAGATCTCTCAGGGCCTGACCCCACTTTTCCACTTCGCCAAAAAAACTCACCCCATTTCCGCCTATTACTCATCATCCCAAAATTTTCCCGGCTGAGCATAGATGCCATCATTTAAGACACTGCACCATCCAAAAAGCCTATAAAACATTTCAAGATCTAGAATCTGATAAACGTCGGCTTGTATTTTCTTTAATGTTACTCGACCGTGTGCATAGTGCGAATACTGCCCTCCCACGCCGGAGATTGCTCTTAACTCGAGCTCTGAACGATCCCATTCCGAAACAACTCCTGCCACTTCAGGAAGCGGATCTAAAAAACATATTTCAAATTGTTTTGATATTTTACACACACACGGAATTAGTCTCTGAGCGAGCAGGCTTTCGGTAACCATCGTCCGAGGAAAAACAATATTTAATTTCATTTCAACGCATCCTTTGGAAAAACAACACAACCGGAAGAATTCTTTTCAAAAGTAGTTACCGGACTAAAATACTGCCTTCCATGGGGGGCTCGTATCGTGTGAAAAATAAGGGTCAGACCCTGAGGGATCCCCACAAATTTACTCCAAGCTCTGCGCCTGATGATGCACCTCATCACGCAGAGCATGCTCCAATATTTCCAAGTGTTCTCGGCCACCAAAATCGGTGCAACTGCGCCAGTATTCCAAACCTAATCGCCACAATGAAAGTACTCGCCTCTCTTTGAGGCTGTTGCTTTGATAGCGCCGCTCCAATTGGTTCTCCCGCGCCTGCAACCCCGTTAAGAAGATGAGGTAGTTGGCCAAAGCGGCAATCAACAACAACACTTCGATGCGCTTTGGACAATGGCTTCGATGCAGATTCAGGCCCAATCCCAGGTGCTCACTTTTTACGTCTCGGAAGCCTTCTTCGATCTGCATACGGCGCTTATAAATCGCCACGACTTTTGCTGGATTCCACTCCTCTTGCTTCAGGTTGCTGGCAAGCAACCACGGTTCACGCTCACGTCTGGCAGACTGCCGGCTGAGCTTGCTTCTGGCAATTGAGCCGGTGACGCGTTGATGCTTGCGACCCTTGGCTGAATGGCGGACGCAGTACAAATCGATGAAGTGAGGGGCGCTACGCGTCATCTCGACACGGCCTAACGACTTAGGTGATGAGGTGGCCAGAGCGTACAAATTCTTCACAGGCTGCCAGTCATTTTCTTCGCGACGATAAAGCTCACGATTTCGTATGCGGGCCACGTAATACCAGCCCTGCGCCGCTACGGCCTTCATCCAGGGCCGCCGGAAACCTGCATCAGTGACCAGGACTGGAACGCATCCCTCAGGTAGTAATGCAGCCAACGTTTTGAGCAGTCGACTTTGATATTTGGGGCAACTCTCGCGCTCATGAACGCTTTCATAAATAGGAAACGAGCGTCCCGCAAGCGGGACTGCGGCTCTCAACAAAAAGGCGTCGCCAGAGGCATCAATTCTCGACCAGTCGACCAAGATTAAAGGGTGCTTCAAGGAGCCCAACAACGCCCGCAGCATCGCCCAGTAGAACAATGGCCGCTCTGCTCTCAAGTGTTGATTACCCAACAATCGGTCCACTCGCTTGATCGCATGTTTTGGATACGCCTGCCCTGGCATAAAACGTCCCAGCGCTGTCAGCGTCAGGCGACGGCCTTGCAGTAACGAACTGACACAACTCATCAGCGTTGTCAGGCGGCGAGAATGGATTGAAGGCAGTGCTTGAGCGAGCGCTCTGTGTAAAAATCGGATGGCCTGCATGGGTTCGGGTTCTTGTTTTTGTGTGGTGCAAACCAAGTTGCCGACTCATGCAGGCCTCTTCAATATTCCAACTTCTTGATTTTCGGTAAGAAAAATCGGGGATCCCTCAGGGTCAGACCACGTTTAGTGCTCCGCCAGTAGAATAGTGGTCTGACCCTGAGGGATCCCCACAAATTTACTCCAAGCTCTGCGCCTGATGATGCACCTCATCACGCAGAGCATGCTCCAATATTTCCAAGTGTTCTCGGCCACCAAAATCGGTGCAACTGCGCCAGTATTCCAAACCTAAACGCCACAATGAAAGTACTCGCCTCTCTTTGAGGGTGTTGCTTTGATAGCGCCGCTCCAATTGATTTTCCCGTGCCTGCAACCCCGTTAAGAAGATGAGGTAGTTAGCCAAAGCGGCAATCAACAACAACACTTCGATGCGCTTTGGACAATGGCTTCGATGCAGATTCAGGCCCAATCCCAGGTGCTCACTTTTTACGTCTCGGAAGCCTTCTTCGATCTGCATACGGCGCTTATAAATCGCCACGACTCTTGCTGGATTCCACTCCTCTTGCTTCAAGTTGCTGGCAAGCAACCACGGTTCACGCTCACGTCTGGCAGACTGCCGGCTGAGCTTGCTTCTGGCAATTGAGCCGGTGACGCGTTGATGCTTGCGACCCTTGGCTGAATGGCGGACGCAGTACAAATCGATGACGTGAGGGGCGCTACGCGTCATCTCGACACGGCCTAACGACTTAGGTGATGAGGTGGCCAGAGCGTACAAATTCTTCACAGGCTGCCAGTCATTTTTTTCGCGACGATAAAGCTCACGATTTCGTATGCGGGCCACGTAATACCAGCCCTGCGCCGATACGGCCTTCATCCAGGGGCGCCGGAAACCTGCATCAGTGACCAGGACTGGAACGCATCCTTCAGGTAGTAATGCAGCCAACGTTTTGAGCAGGCGACTTTGATATTTGGGGCAACTCTCGCGCTCATGAACGCTTTCATAAATAGGAAACGAGCGTCCCGCAAACGGGACCGCAGCTCTCAACAAAAAGGCGTCGCCAGAGGCATCAATTCGAGACAAGTCGACCAAGATTAAAGGATGTTTCAAAGAGCCCAACAACGCCCGCAGCATCACCCAGTAGAACAGTGGCCGCTCTGCTCTGAGGTGTTGATTACCCAACAATCGGTCCACTCGCTTGATCGCATGTTTTGGATACGCCTGACCTGGCATAAAACGTCCCAGCGCTGTCAGCGTCAGGCGACGGCCTTGCAGTAACGAACTGACACAACTCATCAGCGTTGTCAGGCGGCGAGAATGGATTGAAGGCAGTGCTTGAGCGAGCGCTCTGTGTAAAAATCGGATGGCCTGCATGGGTTCGGGTTCTTGTTTTTGTGTGGTGCAAACCAAGTTGCCGACTCATGCAGGTCTCTTCAATATTCCAACTTCTTGATTTTCGGTAAGAAAAATCGGGGATCCCTCAGGGTCTGACCGCATTTTTTGCATCATCAAGCGCAGAGCTTGGAGTAATTTTGTGGGGATCCCTCAGGGTCTAACCCCGATTTTCTGACAGGCAGGCGTCAGAAAAACATCTGCTTATCCTTTTGCACTCCAACTACTCACTACGTCCCTCACACACTGCTTTGAGCCCAAGCATTGTAGTTGGAGTAGGCCCCAAATGAGATACGGTGCTAACGAGCATATTGGCGTCTTTGTCTCCTTCTAAATGGTAATCCGCACCACCACAGGCCTTTTTAGCCTCTTGATTAATATTTTCCAATAGCCCCGCCCTTGAATTGAAAATACTACCACTGCTGGTAATCATATACTCACCCGGTGCAATTTTACTGGCATCCGTCCACGTGCAACCTGTCAAATGCAAAGCAACGAGGCCGACCAATATTAATTTTTTCAATTTCACAACCTCACGTAGATTACTTATTTGAAGGCCATTTTTTCTTCGCATCATTTACGCAATTGAACATCACACTTACCACCCAGACACCTTTATATTAATTACTTTAAAAAAGTTCTGAGAAAATCAAACAACTCTACCGCCCTTTTCCAGCTCTCTTTGTCACACTTCAAAGTACGAGGCAAAAAAAGGGGAGAGATTTATTTCTCAAAAACGCCGCAAGGAACCCACCCTTGGCCGTCACGGCGGGGACGAACGCCGAAAGCACCTCGGCGCTGAACTTGACGATGAAAAAGATCAGCACCGCGACGCCAGAGTCGATGATTCGGGCCAGCAGGCGACGGCCAATGCTGGCTAGAATGGTCGGCCGTTTAGCGGGGGCAATTGCGTCCATACAGTGTCACTCCGGCTTATGTAAACAGCAACAACGGCCGAGCTCAGCGCCCGGCCGCCTCAAGCGCTTTTTAACTTACTTGCTTTCTTTTGCCACGGTACCCAACGACGCGTCCTTGACCAGATAGCGGCCTTCCACATCGCTCAGCACTTTGAGGCTGTTGCGCGCCACGGCGAAGCCCATTTCGACTTCCTGCTTGAGGTAAACCACCTCACCGGCCTTGACGTTGATCGGCATGTCAGCCCAGTTTTCAGCTTTAGAACTGATCACGTGCTGACCCGGCGTCACGAAGAAATAAATGTACTGGTTACCACGGTTGTAACCCATCTCCGAGTCGGCTTCCTTGTCATCCAGGAACACGTTGAACCGCACCATCATCCCCACGTTGCTTGGGCGTACGACATACACCAGGCCTTTATCGGCGACCGCGGCCTTGGGCAACGAGTAGTTCGCCACGTCAGCCTGCATCTTCTCCACCGACGGCGTCGAGGAGCAGCCAAACAGCGTGGCCAGGGACAATACAACAGCAGCTTTGCAGAACAGCTTGATCATGTACTTCTTCCTTGTGGTGTGACGGTAGAGCGGGTTGAGAGCGCCGGCGATTGGCCGGCGCGGGTTCTTTGATGCGTTTAATCATCGCCAGGGTATCGGCCTCGGGGACGAATACGTGAAGCGTTGTGCGTGGGCCAGCACTTTGATGCCTTGCGGGGGTTTGGGCGCGGGGCTTGTATTCCGGCCCGTCGCCCATATGGCGATCAGGTTTGGCGACCTGACAAGAGAGTACAAAAGCAACCCGCTTCTTTATTTAATTTTCCGAGGTCCTTTGTTGCTTAAATAAATCTGTCCCCATTTCGCCTTCTATTTATTAAACCATGTTCTTCGGGATTGAAACTCTCCGGCCATATAGTTTGATCATCGTACGAAGCCCCCTCCAGATTACACTGATCCAGCCCGACAACAGTGACGTCCGCACCTGAAAACTCAACGTCTCGAAAGTCCCCCCAACTACGGTGGCACCTTTTAAGCTTGCCAGGCTAAAGTCAACCTTAGAGAAATCAGAACACATAAGTAAAGATCCAGAAAGGTTAACCCCTCTCATTTTGGATCCGATCAATATCGCATTAACCAATGAAACATTTATCATTCTCGCATCATTCAATACAGAAAAATAAAATACAGAATTCCTCAAATCACAACCTGTAAAGTCGGCCTTACTAAAATCTAAGCCCTCAAATATCGCACGATGAAAACTAATACCTTTAAGATGCGCACCAACAAAGGTTTCAATAGAAAGCTCTAGGCAGTCACCTGCCTCAAACCTTACTGTAATCATCTGTCATCCCAGTCCAAAGGTGAAACTTCAAAAAAACAGAAAAAAACAGCGGTTAGACCACGTTTAGTGCTCCGTTAGAAGAATAGTGGTCTGACCCCATTTTTTCATAAATTACATTCCATGATGATGTTTGACATTGAGATCGTACTGCTTAAGAGTCTGCTCAAATTTAGCTCTGACCTCAGGCGCCCAGCTCTTCCAGTAGTACCCACTAAACTCATTAGCGATTACCGCCCCGTTGGGCCCTCGCCGGAAGAATAGTGGTCTGACCCCATTTTTCCTTCAACTCAAATAGGGTGCAAAACACCGGCGCAAGGCCGGTGTCGATAGTGCTTGATCAAGTTGGGAATATTGAAAACTACATCTGTCGAATATTAGATAAAAAATCATAAAATTCTTTTTCTGTCATCTCAAACTCTGGCCCTTCGACCATTGCCATTAGTGACAACAACGCAATGTCTAAATCTTTTGCGAGAGAAAGGTTTGGATCTTGGTAAATATCAAGTGCCTCTTTTGATATTTTAAAAATATCAAATCCATCA is a window of Pseudomonas antarctica DNA encoding:
- a CDS encoding DMT family transporter, with translation MERTSALNPLDSSAQGWINGFIGVVIFSGSLPATRLAVMEFDPVFLTMIRATLAAVLGLCLLRLFQAKRPARNQWLPLVIVALGVVIGFPLLTALALQYVTSAHSIVFIGLLPLATAVFGVLRGGERPRPVFWLFSSLGSLLVMGYAVAQGLSAAPAGDVLMLLAVLACGLGYAEGAKLSRSLGGWQVICWALVVSLPVVAPLSLILAPSTLTGISLPAWLSLGYVALFSMLIGFVFWYRGLAQGGIAAVGQLQLLQPFFGLALAAGLLHEPVSLGMVLVTVAVIGCVAGAKRFAR
- a CDS encoding YceI family protein, which produces MKRRTHPVVMLALVVGWFSNAQAVEYKDVNRTASQISFTFQQFGQRVYGTFSDFEGSLTFDTQKPEAAHALLKIQLASIDAGSQDANTQLQQPAWFDTAAYPVGVYESNGARALGGNRYRITGNLTIKGITRPVNIEVVLKEQSGIGVFDGEFILNRDDFKIGEGEWAGNSVVSNGINIKFKMVAPQR
- a CDS encoding PaaI family thioesterase; this translates as MHTPSLQDTTAPEGICYGCGGSNPHGLHIKSRWDIDGVHVIAKHQPDAKYSGWPDLVYGGLIAMLVDCHSNWTAMAYHYRAEQRTPGSLPRIDCVTGNLGIKFIKPTPMGVTLSLRARVEGDVGRKSRVVCEVYAGDVLTAIGDSVFVRVDTGQLAAAAHGREG
- the yghX gene encoding YghX family hydrolase, translated to MTRLTAKDFAPELLELYDGYAHGKLNRREFLDRAALFTFGGLTASALLAALSPNYALAEQVKFTDPDIIADYITYPSPKGNGTVRGYLVRPAKASGKLPAVVVVHENRGLNPYIEDVARRLAKAGFIALAPDGLTSVGGYPGNDEKGVELQQKVDPEKLMNDFFAAIEWLMHHDSSTGKVGITGFCYGGGVTNAAAVAYPELGAAVSFYGRQPEAKDVPRIKVPIMLHYGELDTRINEGWPAYEKALKAAGTTYEAYIYKGANHGFHNDSTPRYDEAAANLAWERTLGWFHKYLA
- a CDS encoding DUF6124 family protein, whose translation is MSKSHSDSTRFTPDRKIFDRALSHYLQPASPQSFTVHQDLSFEDALAQICNLLRCAAATAADTTQGLSGDQRHMAGATEHLIDMARTLADRALDCLQPRA
- a CDS encoding IS4 family transposase, producing MQAIRFLHRALAQALPSIHSRRLTTLMSCVSSLLQGRRLTLTALGRFMPGQAYPKHAIKRVDRLLGNQHLRAERPLFYWAMLRALLGSLKHPLILVDWSRIDASGDAFLLRAAVPLAGRSFPIYESVHERESCPKYQSRLLKTLAALLPEGCVPVLVTDAGFRRPWMKAVAAQGWYYVARIRNRELYRREENDWQPVKNLYALATSSPKSLGRVEMTRSAPHFIDLYCVRHSAKGRKHQRVTGSIARSKLSRQSARREREPWLLASNLKQEEWNPAKVVAIYKRRMQIEEGFRDVKSEHLGLGLNLHRSHCPKRIEVLLLIAALANYLIFLTGLQARENQLERRYQSNSLKERRVLSLWRLGLEYWRSCTDFGGREHLEILEHALRDEVHHQAQSLE
- a CDS encoding IS4 family transposase encodes the protein MQAIRFLHRALAQALPSIHSRRLTTLMSCVSSLLQGRRLTLTALGRFMPGQAYPKHAIKRVDRLLGNQHLRAERPLFYWVMLRALLGSLKHPLILVDLSRIDASGDAFLLRAAVPFAGRSFPIYESVHERESCPKYQSRLLKTLAALLPEGCVPVLVTDAGFRRPWMKAVSAQGWYYVARIRNRELYRREKNDWQPVKNLYALATSSPKSLGRVEMTRSAPHVIDLYCVRHSAKGRKHQRVTGSIARSKLSRQSARREREPWLLASNLKQEEWNPARVVAIYKRRMQIEEGFRDVKSEHLGLGLNLHRSHCPKRIEVLLLIAALANYLIFLTGLQARENQLERRYQSNTLKERRVLSLWRLGLEYWRSCTDFGGREHLEILEHALRDEVHHQAQSLE
- a CDS encoding DUF2846 domain-containing protein, with the translated sequence MQADVANYSLPKAAVADKGLVYVVRPSNVGMMVRFNVFLDDKEADSEMGYNRGNQYIYFFVTPGQHVISSKAENWADMPINVKAGEVVYLKQEVEMGFAVARNSLKVLSDVEGRYLVKDASLGTVAKESK
- a CDS encoding pentapeptide repeat-containing protein; this translates as MITVRFEAGDCLELSIETFVGAHLKGISFHRAIFEGLDFSKADFTGCDLRNSVFYFSVLNDARMINVSLVNAILIGSKMRGVNLSGSLLMCSDFSKVDFSLASLKGATVVGGTFETLSFQVRTSLLSGWISVIWRGLRTMIKLYGRRVSIPKNMV